gggtgcctgtagtcccagctactcgggagcctgaggcaggagaatggcgtgaacccaggaggcggagctggcagtgagccgagatggtgccactgcactccagcctgggcgacagagcaagactccgtctcaaaaaaaaaaaaaaaaaaaaaaaaatctgtatcccATCCCCTCAAAAatctcacaaaaaaacaaaaccaaagaaaagtACCTGGCCCAGATGATTTTATGGAcagcaaacattaaaaagaacatAAAGTTTTTATCttctacataatttttaaaaattaattatttatttttgacaggaAGTCTCGCtttgtagcccagactggagtgcagtggcgtgatctccgctcactgcaacctctgcctcccaagttcaagcgattatcctgcctcagcctccagagtagctgggattacaggtgtgcccggctaattttttgtatttttagtagagatggggtttcaccatgttggccaggctgttcttgaactcccgacctctggtaatccgcccacctcggcctcccaaaatgctagttttacaagcataagccacagtgcccagcctagataatctttcagaaaaagaagcaaatggaATTCTCCCCAACTCACTGTGAATTTAGTATAAGCTTAAAACCAAACCAGACATAAATAGTACAAGGAGGCAAAAGTATGGACTAACTTCTTATGGacatatatgcaaaaatgctaaataaaatattagcaaataatcCAGCAATGGATTAAACATGTATCACGACCAAGTTGGGGTTTTCCTAGGAAACTAAGattatgtaataaaagaaaaaactattaaaGTAGTACAAACTATCAAAGGAAAAAACCTGTATGATCATTGCAACGGGTTCATTTGCGacataatacaatttttttcttttttttttttttaagtctttttggCTGTAAGTTTATTCAATGCAAAATAATCTTCTCCAATTCTACTGAGGTGGCTGACGGTGTCCACGACCAAATTTGCCTCTAAACTGGAATTCGGTTGCTGACCCAGCCCCAGCCTCGGCTTTCTTGTCGGCACCAGGGGGCACAGCACTCCTTCTGTAGGTATCTCTGTCGGCTTCCCCTCTTGTGAGTCTTGCAGGTCGCTCACCCTCCAGACCTTTAGACCGAGGCCTGCCAGTCCGTGGACGGCTGCGGCGTAGGGTGGCAGGCACAGTCTCCAGGGGCAGATGAAGGTAATCACGGAGATACTGGATATCCTCATTGGTAAGGTACCAGTACACATGTCTCCAGGCAAACTGTTCCTTCACGTAGTAGCCTCGGGACTACATAACAGGAAGGTTGGgcacacacattctttttttttttttttttttttttgagaggagtctcactctgtcgcccaggctggagtgcaggggcgcgatctcggctcactgcaacctccgccccctgggttcaagcaattctcctgcctcggcctcccgactagctgggattacaggtgtctgccaccgcgcctggctaatatttttgtatttttagtagacacgggtttcaccatcttggccaggctggtcttgaactcctgacctcgtgatccgcccgcctcggcctcccaaagtgctgggattacaggcctaagccaccgcgcccggccgggcaCATTTTTGTCTGCCAACTCCAGGTGCTTAGGCATGTGGACATCCTTCTTGACCACCGTGACTTCCTCTTTAAAAAAGAGTTCATAAATGGCAACCCGGTTTTTCTTAGGCATCAGCATTCTGGGGAGGAGCAGCCGCTAAGGTGGCAGGGTGGCCCGGATGGGGGCCGATGGAACTCGAACTCCCCCAGAAtttctttaatattatatatatatatatacacatatatatgttgctcgcttatttttttgtctgttcCCTTATGTACCGGGAGTGCCAAGAGGACAGGGCTTTGTGTTTTCCTCACTGCTGTCTGGCTCATGCATAGCACGGTCCTTGGCACACGGTAAACACGCTGAGGAGAACCTTTGGGACTAGCGGACTCTGAGCATCATTCCGCTGGGCCCAGTGGGGCCTCTGAAGGGACCCGCCTTGCCCGGCTCCAGCCCAAGACCTGAGGCATGCGCACCGGCTGGCCGGCTACTTCTTTCTTGACCGGCCAAGTGGCAGAGCGGCTGCGCGACCCAGTGCCGAGACGGACGCGAGCTGGAgatgggagaaggggaggggg
Above is a genomic segment from Pan troglodytes isolate AG18354 chromosome 23, NHGRI_mPanTro3-v2.0_pri, whole genome shotgun sequence containing:
- the LOC107970375 gene encoding small ribosomal subunit protein eS10-like; this translates as MLMPKKNRVAIYELFFKEEVTVVKKDVHMPKHLELADKNVPGRARWLRPVIPALWEAESRGYYVKEQFAWRHVYWYLTNEDIQYLRDYLHLPLETVPATLRRSRPRTGRPRSKGLEGERPARLTRGEADRDTYRRSAVPPGADKKAEAGAGSATEFQFRGKFGRGHRQPPQ